In Penaeus chinensis breed Huanghai No. 1 chromosome 11, ASM1920278v2, whole genome shotgun sequence, a genomic segment contains:
- the LOC125030592 gene encoding indole-3-acetaldehyde oxidase-like, producing the protein MAPQDTASGAREEAPPRRLNIKINNKYYRIRPEIPKTMPLIDFLREQVRLPGTKVLCREGGCGVCTVVATAPDPEHEGAYKTFSVNACQLLVYACAGWSIETVEYLGNRYDGYHTLQKALTGFYGTQCGYCSPGMVMTMYGQLKSSGSLTAAQVEESLDGNLCRCTGYRPILDAFKSLAVDGDQCLKDKLVDIEEANKAKCPKTGNVCKGKCGSSKEENESSCKNKQQDHSDADPIGEEVELTDGEIQWYRPLTLVGIKNALKKIKQDEKYCIVVGNTGQGVYKEDGPYTTYISTNAVKALYNVTIGEPLILGANVTLSRAIEVFQHVANTYPNYRYLDTLVRHWKLVANVSVRNTGSWAGNLMLKHKHPEFPSDIFLTLLAVDAQLTLIDADTTDTTQVDLETFLRTDMSRRLITSVTLPPMAQGMQFHTYKITPRTVNAHAYVNACFKIKVNPDDGFKVTETPTIVYGGIHPDFIHAKQTESFLTGRSLMEVPTVIKAAKVLGKEVKPDAKPQDASPQYRRSLAQNLLYKTVVSILGDKVSSEITSAGTLLERPLSSGQQEFDMNREMWPVGKAIPKVESATQISGEAVYLDDIPAIPGELHGAFVQTKYAKAKLKSTNASQALAVPGVVAFIAAKDIPGRNTFYSGGVTDPVFVEEQVNYAGQAIGLIVAKDRETAVSAAKLVTVEYEAIEKPALTIDEALEQGRDELAVNFMTGKREAHIFGDVEEGFKKAKNQLEGELHQGSQFHLTMEAIAARVVPTEDGYDVFSTTQWPTQTQSTVAEVLDIPAHSINVSVRRIGGGYGGKITRQHVVSSAAAVASRKLRSPVRIVVDLNTHMSLVGWREPYLSKYEVGFDDDGKFQALKVTMISDAGHAPNESSVGFLGGPVQNGYHIPALLFRPVIVRTDTAANTWCRTPGTVEALATIENIIEHIANYLKKDPMEVRLVNMVEPEVPRYMAPPLEKNVIKDDILPLLKQKAMYEQRKEEVEAFNKANRWKKRGLSIVPLWYGYNYPSMFRYGIQVSIYEHDGTVAVTHGGIEMGQGINTKVAQVAAHALDIPIEKVIIKASDTTVGANSIVTGGSFGTDICCHGTKIACEALRKRIDAIKGEELEKDSEKEMSWEQLIKICHLRDVDLCERYWTAGKEHPRRYDIWAACCLEVEIDVLTGQYLLRRADIVEDCGKSMNPFVDIGQVEGAFIMGVGLYTSELVKFDLETGVKLSNGTWEYKPPTALDIPVDMRVTLLPNASNPYGVLNSKATGEPALCFSYVVVTALRHAIAAFRAENGNEDWFEMHTPLTVEKVQQLCGVRPEQFRLSKSDGDTCPEDFQMVDKDDVPVKVGNDEDSASCSMN; encoded by the exons ATGGCACCTCAGGACACTGCATCCGGGGCGAGAGAGGAAGCTCCTCCTCGACGACTGAATATTAAGATCAACAACAAGTATTACAGAA TTAGACCAGAAATTCCTAAGACTATGCCCCTGATAGACTTCCTGAGAGAGCAAGTAAGGCTGCCAGGAACAAAAGTCCTGTGCAGGGAAGGAGGCTGCGGCGTCTGCACAGTTGTGGCCACTGCACCTGACCCCGAGCACGAGGGAGCCTATAAGACCTTCAGTGTTAATGCG TGTCAGCTTCTGGTTTACGCCTGTGCCGGCTGGTCCATTGAGACGGTGGAATACCTAGGGAACCGCTACGATGGGTACCACACGCTTCAGAAAGCTCTCACGGGCTTTTACGGAACTCAGTGTGGTTACTGTTCCCCGGGAATGGTCATGACGATGTATGG ACAGTTGAAATCTTCAGGGTCGCTCACCGCAGCCCAAGTGGAGGAGTCCTTGGACGGGAACCTCTGCCGATGCACTGGCTATCGCCCCATACTAGATGCCTTTAAGTCCCTTGCTGTGGACGGAGACCAGTGCCTCAAGGACAAACTTGTCGATATTGAG GAAGCAAACAAGGCAAAATGTCCCAAGACCGGCAACGTCTGTAAGGGCAAGTGTGGGTCCAGCAAAGAGGAAAACGAATCAAGctgtaaaaacaaacaacaagacCACAGTGATGCCGACCCCATAGGAGAGGAAGTTGAACTGACGGATGGTGAAATCCAGTGGTATAGACCTCTCACTCTTGTG GGAATAAAAAATGCcttaaagaaaatcaaacaagacGAAAAGTATTGTATTGTAGTTGGCAACACTGGACAGG GTGTGTACAAAGAGGATGGCCCCTATACAACATACATCAGCACAAATGCAGTGAAGGCATTATATAATGTCACAATCGGGGAGCCACTTATCCTTGGAGCTAATGTTACCCTCAGTCGCGCTATTGAGGTATTCCAGCACGTTGCCAACACGTATCCTAACTACAGGTACTTGGACACTCTTGTACGCCACTGGAAGCTTGTGGCAAATGTGTCAGTGCGGAAT ACAGGAAGCTGGGCAGGGAACCTCATGCTAAAGCACAAGCACCCTGAATTTCCATCTGATATCTTCCTAACACTGCTAGCTGTTGATGCCCAGTTGACGCTGATTGATGCCGACACAACCGACACAACACAGGTGGATCTTGAGACTTTCTTGAGAACAGATATGTCAAGGCGTCTCATCACTTCCGTAACTTTACCACCTATGGCTCAGGGCATGCAG TTCCATACATATAAGATCACCCCAAGGACTGTAAATGCACATGCATACGTTAATGCGTGTTTCAAAATAAAGGTCAATCCAGATGATGGGTTTAAGGTTACTGAGACTCCCACAATAGTGTATGGAGGAATACATCCTGatttt ATTCATGCAAAGCAGACTGAGTCGTTCTTGACAGGTCGCAGTTTAATGGAGGTCCCAACAGTTATAAAAGCTGCGAAAGTCTTGGGTAAAGAGGTAAAGCCTGACGCTAAGCCGCAAGACGCATCGCCCCAATACAGGAGATCTTTGGCCCAGAACCTTTTGTATAAG aCAGTTGTCTCAATCCTCGGCGACAAAGTAAGCAGTGAGATAACCAGTGCTGGCACTTTGCTTGAGAGACCCTTGTCATCTGGCCAGCAAGAATTTGACATGAATAGGGAGATGTGGCCTGTTGGCAAGGCTATACCCAAGGTGGAATCTGCCACTCAGATATCGG GAGAGGCTGTGTACCTCGACGACATACCTGCAATCCCTGGGGAATTGCATGGTGCTTTTGTGCAGACAAAATACGCAAAAGCCAAGCTGAAATCAACTAATGCATCTCAGGCCTTG GCAGTGCCcggtgttgttgcttttattgctgCGAAGGATATTCCTGGAAGAAACACATTTTACTCAGGAGGAGTAACCGACCCT GTTTTCGTGGAGGAGCAAGTGAATTACGCAGGCCAGGCAATAGGTCTCATTGTAGCCAAGGATCGTGAAACTGCTGTCAGTGCGGCCAAACTCGTCACAGTTGAATATGAAGCTATTGAGAAGCCTGCACTCACGATTGACGAAGCCTTGGAGCAAGGGCGAGATGAACTTGCGGTCAACTTCATGACGGGGAAGCGTGAAGCACATATATTTGGGGATGTCGAGG AGGGCTTTAAGAAAGCTAAGAACCAGCTGGAAGGGGAGCTGCATCAGGGAAGTCAGTTCCACCTGACTATGGAGGCAATTGCTGCCCGCGTCGTCCCAACTGAAGATGGGTATGATGTGTTTAGCACAACACAGTGGCCAACGCAGACCCAGTCAACAGTGGCAGAGGTGTTGGATATCCCTGCACATAG CATAAATGTATCAGTAAGGCGCATTGGTGGGGGATATGGTGGCAAAATTACCCGACAGCATGTCGTGTCATCAGCGGCAGCTGTAGCATCACGGAAACTAAGAAGTCCTGTGAGGATTGTTGTTGACCTCAATACACACATGAGTCTTGTGGGGTGGCGAGAGCCCTACCTCTCAAAGTACGAG GTTGGTTTTGACGATGATGGCAAGTTCCAGGCCCTGAAAGTCACCATGATCTCGGATGCAGGCCATGCGCCCAACGAGTCCTCAGTGGGATTCCTCGGAGGACCTGTCCAGAATGGTTACCATATCCCCGCTCTGCTTTTCAGGCCAGTCATTGTTCGGACAGATACAGCTGCCAACACCTGGTGTCGAACCCCAG GTACTGTTGAGGCCCTGGCAACCATTGAGAACATTATAGAGCACATCGCCAACTATCTCAAAAAAGACCCTATGGAGGTGCGTCTTGTGAACATGGTTGAGCCTGAAGTGCCACGCTACATGGCACCCCCTCTTGAGAAGAATGTGATCAAGGATGACATACTGCCATTGCTCAAGCAGAAGGCCATGTATgaacaaaggaaggaggaggtggaggccttCAATAAG GCAAATCGCTGGAAGAAGAGAGGCCTGTCGATCGTGCCCCTTTGGTACGGTTACAACTACCCTTCAATGTTTCGATACGGAATCCAGGTCTCCATCTATGAGCATGATGGTACAGTAGCGGTGACACATGGTGGCATTGAGATGGGACAAGGTATCAATACCAAG GTGGCTCAGGTAGCAGCACACGCTTTGGACATTCCTATTGAAAAGGTGATCATCAAAGCTTCTGATACAACTGTTGGTGCGAACTCAATTGTAACAGGAGGGTCTTTTGGAACGGACATTTGCTGTCAT GGCACAAAGATAGCCTGCGAAGCTCTCCGTAAGAGGATAGATGCAATCAAGGGCGAGGAGTTGGAGAAAGATTCGGAGAAAGAGATGTCTTGGGAGCAGCTCATCAAGATATGTCACCTTAGGGATGTGGACTTGTGCGAACGCTATTG gactgctGGAAAGGAACATCCCCGGCGCTATGACATATGGGCTGCCTGTTGCCTCGAAGTTGAAATTGACGTCCTCACTGGACAATACCTG CTCCGTCGTGCTGACATCGTTGAGGACTGCGGGAAAAGCATGAATCCTTTTGTAGACATCGGACAAGTGGAGGGAGCCTTTATCATGGGTGTTGGTCTCTACACTTCCGAGTTGGTGAAGTTCGACTTGGAAACGGGTGTAAAGCTCTCTAATGGAACGTGG GAATACAAGCCACCAACAGCACTGGATATTCCTGTTGACATGAGGGTGACTCTCCTGCCTAATGCTTCAAACCCGTATGGTGTCTTGAACTCCAAAG CCACCGGAGAGCCAGCTCTCTGCTTCTCATATGTAGTAGTCACTGCCCTCCGTCATGCCATTGCGGCCTTCAGAGCTGAGAATGGAAATGAAGACTGGTTTGAAATGC ACACACCACTGACAGTGGAGAAGGTCCAACAGCTGTGCGGTGTTCGACCAGAGCAGTTCCGGCTCTCCAAGAGCGATGGGGATACCTGTCCCGAAGACTTCCAGATGGTTGACAAAGATGATGTTCCAGTTAAAGTGGGAAATGATGAGGACAGTGCATCTTGTTCCATGAATTGA